A part of Deinococcus aerius genomic DNA contains:
- a CDS encoding LysE family translocator, translating into MVDPQQYGAFFLAALVLAALPGPGLLYVLARSLGGGRRDGVQSSLGTLVGGMFHVFASAAGLSALILASSVAFSVVKYAGAAYLIYLGVRTLLSRERLELDVGAGRQRQAFTQGIITEMLNPKTALFFLAFIPQFVRADAGNVFWQFVLLGTTSVVLNTLADLLVAVFAGPLGSRLRLNARFQKGQRLASGGAMIALGTYAAVER; encoded by the coding sequence ATGGTTGATCCCCAGCAGTACGGCGCGTTCTTCCTGGCGGCCCTGGTGCTCGCCGCACTTCCCGGTCCCGGGCTGCTGTACGTCCTCGCGCGCAGCCTGGGCGGGGGGCGGCGCGACGGGGTGCAGAGTTCGCTGGGCACTCTGGTGGGCGGGATGTTCCACGTTTTCGCCTCTGCCGCCGGGCTCTCGGCCCTCATCCTGGCCTCGTCGGTGGCCTTCAGCGTCGTGAAGTACGCGGGCGCCGCTTACCTGATCTACCTCGGCGTGCGCACCCTGCTGTCCCGGGAGAGGCTGGAACTGGACGTGGGCGCTGGGCGGCAACGTCAGGCCTTCACTCAGGGGATCATTACCGAGATGCTCAACCCCAAGACGGCGCTGTTTTTCCTGGCCTTCATCCCCCAGTTCGTTCGCGCCGATGCGGGAAACGTGTTCTGGCAGTTCGTCCTGCTGGGCACCACCTCCGTCGTCCTGAATACGCTCGCCGACCTCCTCGTGGCCGTGTTCGCCGGACCGCTGGGCTCGCGTCTGCGGCTGAATGCCCGCTTCCAGAAGGGTCAGCGCCTCGCTTCCGGCGGGGCGATGATCGCGCTGGGCACCTACGCGGCGGTGGAGCGGTAG
- a CDS encoding uracil-DNA glycosylase translates to MTAPSAPPQFKSAASGRTVVPGWMNLVPGQPDAIEVQLDLAPDDLAREHACLLVEYWPDGKDLTLQSILPVRAFSATPEGWCLFVPSQGRVLVRAIDPQPNPPVLASHWLNMEPGTPAGTSVTVSIKFPQQAPDTANG, encoded by the coding sequence ATGACTGCTCCCAGCGCCCCCCCGCAGTTCAAGAGCGCCGCCAGCGGCCGCACCGTCGTGCCCGGCTGGATGAACCTCGTGCCCGGCCAGCCCGACGCCATTGAGGTGCAGCTCGACCTGGCCCCCGACGACCTGGCCCGCGAGCACGCCTGCCTGCTCGTCGAGTACTGGCCGGACGGGAAGGACCTGACCCTTCAGAGCATCCTGCCCGTGCGGGCCTTTTCCGCCACGCCGGAGGGCTGGTGCCTGTTCGTCCCCTCGCAGGGCCGGGTGCTCGTGCGCGCCATCGACCCGCAGCCCAATCCGCCCGTGCTGGCCAGTCACTGGCTGAATATGGAGCCGGGGACGCCCGCTGGGACGAGCGTGACGGTCAGCATCAAGTTCCCCCAGCAGGCGCCGGACACGGCGAACGGTTAA
- the tdh gene encoding L-threonine 3-dehydrogenase, with translation MKALSKQEAREGLWMVETEVPTPGPNDLLIRIKNSSICGTDVHIYRWDEWARKTIPVPMVVGHEYVGVVAGMGSEVRGFEIGDRVSGEGHVTCGHCRNCRAGRRHLCRNTQGVGVNRPGSFAEYLVLPAFNAFKIPEGIPDEIASIFDPFGNAVHTALTYDLVGEDVLITGAGPIGVMAAAVARHVGARNVVVTDVNDYRLDLARKMGATRAVNVAREDLWAVAQTELGMTEGFDVGMEMSGSGAALAQMIRTMNHGGKVAMLGIPSGHVDIDWNDVIFKMLTIKGIYGREMFETWYKMTALIQSGLDLTPVLTHRFPIGEYQKGFAAMLSGRSGKVILDWGVEETAARLSHG, from the coding sequence ATGAAGGCCCTCAGCAAGCAGGAAGCGCGCGAGGGCTTGTGGATGGTCGAGACGGAAGTGCCCACGCCCGGCCCGAACGACCTGCTCATCCGCATCAAGAACAGCTCCATCTGCGGCACCGACGTGCATATCTACAGGTGGGACGAGTGGGCGCGGAAGACGATCCCCGTCCCCATGGTCGTCGGCCACGAATACGTCGGCGTGGTCGCCGGGATGGGCTCGGAGGTGCGCGGCTTCGAGATCGGGGACCGGGTGAGCGGCGAGGGCCACGTCACCTGTGGGCACTGCCGCAACTGCCGCGCCGGTCGCCGCCACCTCTGCCGCAACACGCAGGGGGTGGGGGTGAACCGCCCGGGAAGTTTTGCCGAGTACCTCGTGCTGCCCGCCTTCAACGCCTTCAAGATCCCCGAGGGCATCCCCGACGAGATCGCCTCCATCTTCGACCCCTTCGGCAATGCGGTCCACACGGCGCTGACCTACGACCTGGTGGGCGAGGACGTGCTGATCACCGGGGCAGGCCCGATTGGCGTGATGGCCGCTGCCGTCGCCCGCCATGTCGGGGCGCGGAACGTCGTGGTGACCGATGTGAACGACTACCGCCTGGACCTGGCGCGGAAGATGGGCGCGACTCGTGCCGTCAACGTCGCCCGCGAGGATCTGTGGGCCGTCGCTCAGACCGAACTCGGCATGACCGAGGGCTTCGACGTGGGGATGGAGATGAGCGGCAGCGGCGCGGCGCTGGCCCAGATGATCCGCACGATGAACCACGGCGGCAAGGTGGCGATGCTGGGCATTCCCTCGGGCCACGTGGACATCGACTGGAACGACGTGATCTTCAAGATGCTGACGATCAAGGGCATCTATGGCCGCGAGATGTTCGAAACCTGGTACAAGATGACGGCCCTGATCCAGTCGGGGCTCGACCTCACCCCCGTCCTGACGCACCGTTTCCCCATCGGCGAGTACCAGAAGGGCTTCGCCGCCATGCTCAGCGGGCGGAGCGGCAAGGTCATCCTGGACTGGGGGGTTGAGGAGACGGCTGCTAGGCTGAGCCATGGTTGA
- the trpS gene encoding tryptophan--tRNA ligase yields MTKPRILTGDRPTGPLHIGHYVGSLRNRVALQHEYETYVLLADVQALTDNFEHPQKVRDNVLEVALDYLAVGLDPRAATFVIQSQVPEIAELTVFYLNLVTVSHLRQNPTVKTEIAQKGFGEAVPAGFFVYPVSQAADITAFGANLVPVGDDQLPMIEQTREIVRRFNHLYAPVLVEPKALVGETARLPGLDGRAKMSKSLGNAIFLSDSADEVARKVRGMYTDPNHLRVEDPGTVEGNPVFAYLDAFDPDKAGVQTLKDHYRRGGLGDVRVKRHLLEVLEATLAPIRGRRAEFARDRVGVEAIVRDGTERGREVAAGTMRAVRGAMRLDYFARVPDPMPTA; encoded by the coding sequence ATGACCAAACCCCGCATCCTGACGGGCGACCGCCCCACCGGTCCCCTCCACATCGGCCACTACGTCGGCTCGCTGCGAAACCGGGTCGCGCTCCAGCACGAGTACGAAACCTACGTCCTGCTCGCGGACGTGCAGGCGCTGACCGACAACTTCGAGCATCCCCAGAAGGTGCGGGACAACGTGCTGGAGGTGGCGCTGGATTACCTCGCCGTTGGCCTGGACCCACGGGCGGCGACGTTCGTGATCCAGTCCCAGGTCCCCGAGATTGCCGAACTCACCGTCTTCTACCTCAACCTCGTCACGGTGTCGCACCTGCGGCAGAATCCGACCGTCAAGACCGAGATCGCGCAGAAGGGCTTCGGGGAGGCGGTGCCCGCCGGATTCTTCGTGTATCCCGTGTCCCAGGCGGCGGACATCACGGCTTTCGGGGCGAACCTCGTGCCGGTCGGCGACGATCAGCTTCCGATGATCGAGCAGACGCGCGAGATCGTGCGCCGCTTCAACCACCTCTACGCGCCCGTGCTGGTCGAGCCGAAAGCGCTGGTGGGGGAGACCGCGCGCCTGCCCGGGCTGGACGGCCGCGCCAAGATGAGCAAGTCGCTGGGTAACGCCATCTTCCTCTCCGACAGCGCGGACGAGGTGGCCCGCAAGGTGCGCGGGATGTACACGGACCCCAACCACCTGCGGGTGGAGGACCCCGGCACGGTGGAGGGCAACCCGGTCTTCGCCTACCTCGACGCCTTCGACCCGGATAAGGCGGGGGTGCAGACGCTCAAGGACCACTACCGCCGGGGCGGCCTGGGCGACGTGCGGGTCAAGCGGCACCTGCTGGAGGTGCTGGAGGCGACCCTGGCCCCCATCCGCGGACGCCGGGCCGAGTTTGCGCGGGACCGGGTGGGCGTGGAGGCTATCGTCCGGGACGGCACCGAGCGGGGCCGGGAGGTTGCCGCCGGGACGATGCGGGCGGTGCGGGGGGCGATGCGGCTGGACTACTTCGCGCGGGTCCCTGATCCCATGCCCACCGCCTAG
- the mqnB gene encoding futalosine hydrolase: MKVLIVVATAGEAARLADLPARVVVSGVGPVAAALATADALSREPFDLAVSAGIGGAYPGSGLGPGDLAVSSVIVQADLGARDGDQFLDLTALGLSVVPDTPHAGIFPAWEGARGLAERVGAACGPTLTLNTVTGTAQQALDLSRRHPGALTEGMEGAGVAHAALFSSVPALEIRGVSNPVGPRDRAAWRIPEALSATRRGVEGLLGLG, translated from the coding sequence ATGAAGGTGCTGATCGTCGTCGCCACCGCCGGGGAGGCCGCCCGGCTGGCGGACCTGCCCGCCCGGGTGGTGGTCAGTGGCGTCGGGCCGGTGGCCGCCGCACTCGCCACGGCGGACGCGCTTTCCCGGGAACCCTTCGACCTCGCGGTAAGCGCGGGCATCGGGGGGGCGTACCCGGGCAGCGGGCTCGGGCCGGGCGACCTCGCCGTGTCCAGCGTGATCGTGCAGGCCGACCTGGGGGCGCGGGATGGCGACCAGTTTCTCGACCTCACGGCGCTGGGGCTCTCCGTCGTGCCGGACACCCCCCACGCCGGAATCTTCCCCGCCTGGGAGGGGGCACGTGGCCTCGCCGAGCGCGTGGGGGCGGCGTGCGGCCCGACCCTCACGCTGAATACCGTGACCGGAACGGCGCAGCAGGCCCTCGACCTCTCCCGCCGTCACCCCGGCGCGCTCACCGAGGGGATGGAGGGGGCGGGCGTGGCGCACGCGGCGCTGTTCTCCAGTGTTCCGGCCCTGGAGATTCGGGGGGTCAGCAATCCGGTTGGCCCCCGCGACCGCGCGGCCTGGCGTATTCCCGAGGCTCTGTCGGCAACGCGGCGCGGGGTGGAGGGGTTGCTGGGGCTGGGGTAA